A genome region from Primulina eburnea isolate SZY01 chromosome 9, ASM2296580v1, whole genome shotgun sequence includes the following:
- the LOC140840502 gene encoding uncharacterized protein isoform X2 → MGDSACVMPGCSYDSAIHNESKQGNGHMEVLGDSVSFGRFMNEPLSWEKWSTFSHKKYVEEAESYSKPGSVAQKKAFFEAHYKRKAAQKAAAEQESAANESNGTVVEGQDNANKINGSQRISLKLEPLLVVDEKMNMVKIPDHEINDGVENGKATSLLSVEKDAKDQKQAEIIWTKYSLETPKKKNQRKKKFFSKYLCNLYGLFPTQEPDKEPHSATVKTGIIGIAPGSLATAQEGKAPLKTPGTIDGVSKNPASTPPKNRRKKTLTSPSAPRSKTTHRKWLIFSSVPKSSRNHRSQTSSK, encoded by the exons GGGAACGGCCACATGGAAGTTCTTGGCGATTCGGTGTCATTTGGGAGGTTTATGAACGAGCCCTTGTCTTGGGAGAAATGGTCCACCTTCTCGCACAAGAAGTACGTGGAGgaggccgagagttactcgaaACCGGGATCGGTGGCGCAGAAGAAAGCTTTCTTTGAGGCTCATTACAaaagaaaagcagctcagaagGCGGCAGCTGAGCAAGAGAGTGCTGCAAACGAATCTAATGGAACAGTGGTGGAAGGCCAAGATAACGCTAATAAAATTAATGGTTCACAAAGAATTAGCTTGAAATTGGAGCCCCTTTTGGTTGTTGATGAGAAAATGAACATGGTCAAAATCCCAGATCATGAAATAAATGATGGCGTGGAGAATGGAAAGGCCACTAGTTTACTTTCTGTGGAAAAAGATGCCAAGGATCAGAAACAGGCTGAAATCATATGGACTAAGTACTCTCTGGAGACTCCGAAAAAGAAAAATCAACGCAAGAAGAAGTTCTTCTCCAAGTACTTGTGCAATTTGTATGGTTTATTTCCTACCCAAGAACCCGACAAGGAGCCTCATTCTGCCACCGTAAAAACGGGAATTATCGGAATTGCTCCTGGTTCTTTGGCAACAGCACAAGAAGGCAAAGCTCCTCTAAAGACTCCG GGAACCATTGACGGGGTCTCAAAAAATCCTGCTTCTACCCCTCCAAAGAACAGAAG AAAGAAAACGCTAACCAGTCCCTCAGCTCCCAGATCCAAAACAACTCACCGTAAATGGCTCATTTTCTCTTCAGT CCCCAAGTCATCAAGAAATCATCGGTCGCAAACTTCATCCAAATGA
- the LOC140840502 gene encoding uncharacterized protein isoform X1, whose translation MGDSACVMPGCSYDSAIHNESKQGNGHMEVLGDSVSFGRFMNEPLSWEKWSTFSHKKYVEEAESYSKPGSVAQKKAFFEAHYKRKAAQKAAAEQESAANESNGTVVEGQDNANKINGSQRISLKLEPLLVVDEKMNMVKIPDHEINDGVENGKATSLLSVEKDAKDQKQAEIIWTKYSLETPKKKNQRKKKFFSKYLCNLYGLFPTQEPDKEPHSATVKTGIIGIAPGSLATAQEGKAPLKTPVVGTIDGVSKNPASTPPKNRRKKTLTSPSAPRSKTTHRKWLIFSSVPKSSRNHRSQTSSK comes from the exons GGGAACGGCCACATGGAAGTTCTTGGCGATTCGGTGTCATTTGGGAGGTTTATGAACGAGCCCTTGTCTTGGGAGAAATGGTCCACCTTCTCGCACAAGAAGTACGTGGAGgaggccgagagttactcgaaACCGGGATCGGTGGCGCAGAAGAAAGCTTTCTTTGAGGCTCATTACAaaagaaaagcagctcagaagGCGGCAGCTGAGCAAGAGAGTGCTGCAAACGAATCTAATGGAACAGTGGTGGAAGGCCAAGATAACGCTAATAAAATTAATGGTTCACAAAGAATTAGCTTGAAATTGGAGCCCCTTTTGGTTGTTGATGAGAAAATGAACATGGTCAAAATCCCAGATCATGAAATAAATGATGGCGTGGAGAATGGAAAGGCCACTAGTTTACTTTCTGTGGAAAAAGATGCCAAGGATCAGAAACAGGCTGAAATCATATGGACTAAGTACTCTCTGGAGACTCCGAAAAAGAAAAATCAACGCAAGAAGAAGTTCTTCTCCAAGTACTTGTGCAATTTGTATGGTTTATTTCCTACCCAAGAACCCGACAAGGAGCCTCATTCTGCCACCGTAAAAACGGGAATTATCGGAATTGCTCCTGGTTCTTTGGCAACAGCACAAGAAGGCAAAGCTCCTCTAAAGACTCCGGTAGTG GGAACCATTGACGGGGTCTCAAAAAATCCTGCTTCTACCCCTCCAAAGAACAGAAG AAAGAAAACGCTAACCAGTCCCTCAGCTCCCAGATCCAAAACAACTCACCGTAAATGGCTCATTTTCTCTTCAGT CCCCAAGTCATCAAGAAATCATCGGTCGCAAACTTCATCCAAATGA
- the LOC140840503 gene encoding uncharacterized protein — protein MSSLWDQLALTESTELRAFSPYIARREEQRLVQFLMALRNDFEGLRGTILHRNPLPSVDSVVSELLAEEIRLKSHVDKGTIPTTPSVFAAPQRPQSNHQNRSNTKVSQDECAFCKEKGHWKAQCPLLLSKGKGKPQQQKPQQQQHQPSQNTPWKPGNPSNQWTYRPPQSNNAVAAPSLDPYLLEQFQQFLASQPHAMSASSHIGLSSSGTSGPAIPEADWDRP, from the exons ATGTCTTCACTCTGGGATCAATTGGCATTGACAGAATCTACAGAATTGCGAGCATTCTCACCTTATATTGCTCGGAGAGAAGAACAGCGCTTGGTACAATTTTTGATGGCACTTCGGAATGATTTTGAGGGTCTGCGTGGGACGATTCTTCATCGCAACCCTCTTCCTTCTGTTGACTCGGTTGTAAGTGAATTGTTAGCTGAAGAGATTCGGCTTAAGTCTCACGTTGACAAAGGGACAATCCCAACTACACCATCTGTCTTTGCAGCTCCTCAAAGACCTCAATCTAATCACCAAAACAGGTCGAATACGAAGGTTTCTCAAGATGAGTGTGCTTTTTGTAAAGAGAAGGGGCACTGGAAAGCTCAATGCCCACTATTGTTGAGTAAAGGAAAAGGGAAACCACAACAACAGAAACCACAGCAGCAGCAGCACCAGCCATCTCAGAACACTCCATGGAAACCTGGTAATCCATCAAACCAGTGGACATATCGACCACCTCAGTCTAACAATGCAGTTGCTGCACCGTCTTTGGATCCATATTTGCTTGAGCAGTTTCAACAGTTCCTCGCTTCACAGCCTCATGCTATGTCAGCCTCTTCACATATAGGTTTGTCATCCTCTGGCACTTCAG GACCCGCGATCCCAGAGGCTGATTGGGACAGGCCGTAG
- the LOC140840504 gene encoding protein NOI4-like, which yields MTSHAKGGALPKFGEWDVNNPASADGFTVIFAKARDEKKATGTAAHAASIPQPQPTNPIMPQPDQDYQYQQKRKWLCCFSKS from the exons ATGACGTCG CATGCAAAAGGAGGGGCGCTGCCAAAATTTGGTGAATGGGATGTGAATAATCCAGCCTCGGCTGATGGATTTACAGTGATATTTGCCAAGGCCAGAGATGAAAAGAAGGCTACGGGAACTGCCGCGCATGCTGCCTCCATTCCTCAGCCTCAGCCAACGAATCCCATCATGCCTCAACCAGACCAAGATTACCAGTATCAACAAAAG AGGAAATGGCTGTGCTGCTTTTCTAAATCTTGA
- the LOC140841495 gene encoding uncharacterized membrane protein At3g27390-like produces MEPPRGLRASLWSFICFLPYFIGLLILGFIKGIIMFPAILLLMTVGISGIILGLWPIHFFYTYYCILRTKQFGPSLKLVLCLFIPSILIAWPPVGIACGVLAGAAYGLLAPMFATFQAVEEGKTDKFYHCFIDGTWDAVKGSFTIVRDVKDVGYHSYLSIMDDLLKLGPQEGKYYEIRLVYLPQALVAGILGSMIDFPVISVVAMSKSFYMLFKGWHRLFHDCIGREGPFLETICMPFAGLAILLWPLAVAGAVLGSMVSSIFLGAYAAVIVYQESSMWYGLCYIVTSLSMYDEYSNDVLDMPEGSCFPRPQYRKNQPSTTISRSNSIPRPNSFKRPLSRASSINSPMLDLKPIEMIDSWFEECQRVGEIMVSEGSITLQDIEYAKNNKNSDKVMSIGLPAYCLFHFLLRSANANSTGLLLRDNVTEIMPSNRPKDTYFDWFLNPLLIMKDQIKACKLTEIEEEYLGKLVLFKGDPSRLNNSMTGPPPESELRRAELDALARRLQGITKSISRYPTCRRRYDSSLRNILEHLGKKNGVSRKSMSRTKSKLSKFVSGNSFKSKTNNPSIDQEAQTTSERDLEIR; encoded by the exons ATGGAACCCCCGAGGGGGTTGCGGGCTTCTTTGTGGAGCTTCATTTGTTTCTTGCCTTACTTCATCGGTCTTCTCATTCTTGGCTTCATTAAAG GTATCATTATGTTTCCGGCAATACTTCTTCTAATGACCGTTGGAATATCTGGAATAATACTGGGTCTTTGGCCGATACACTTTTTCTATACGTATTACTGCATTCTTAG AACGAAACAGTTTGGGCCATCTTTGAAGCTTGTTCTTTGTCTATTTATTCCTTCCATCTTAATAGCATGGCCCCCTGTTGGCATTGCTTGTGGAGTTCTAGCAGGGGCGGCATATGGCCTGCTTGCACCAATGTTTGCTACCTTTCAGGCAGTTGAGGAGGGGAAGACTGACAAATTCTATCACTGTTTTATC GATGGAACTTGGGATGCTGTCAAAGGAAGCTTCACTATTGTAAGGGATGTTAAGGATGTTGGTTATCATTCTTACTTGTCCATTATGGATGATCTACTCAAACTAGGGCCTCAGGAGGGAAAATATTACGAAATTAG ATTGGTTTATCTTCCCCAAGCTCTTGTAGCTGGAATTTTGGGTTCAATGATCGACTTTCCAGTGATTTCTGTCGTTGCCATGTCCAAAAGCTTTTACATGCTTTTCAAGGGTTGGCACCGCTTATTTCATGACTGTATAGGTCGTGAAGGGCCATTCTTGGAGACAATATGCATGCCATTTGCTGGTCTTGCGATTTTACTCTGGCCATTAGCTGTTGCAGGGGCGGTATTGGGCTCCATGGTGTCAAGTATCTTCTTGGGTGCCTATGCAGCAGTGATAGTGTATCAG GAGTCCTCAATGTGGTATGGGCTTTGTTACATTGTGACTTCACTGTCTATGTACGATGAATATAGcaatgatgttcttgacatgccCGAGGGATCCTGCTTTCCCAG GCCACAGTATAGGAAGAATCAGCCATCAACAACTATCTCTCGTTCCAACTCTATCCCGAGGCCTAATTCTTTCAAAAGACCACTCTCTCGTGCAAGTTCTATCAATTCACCTATGCTAGACCTGAAGCCCATTGAG ATGATTGATAGCTGGTTCGAGGAGTGTCAAcgtgttggggaaattatggtTTCTGAAGGAAGCATAACTCTGCAAGATATTGAGTATGCCAAGAATAACAAAAACAGCGACAAAGTGATGAGCATTGGTTTACCCGCATATTGCCTGTTTCATTTCCTTCTACGTTCGGCAAATGCCAATTCTACTGGTTTACTACTGA GAGACAATGTTACTGAAATTATGCCCTCCAACAGACCAAAAGACACCTACTTCGATTGGTTTCTTAATCCACTTTTGATCATGAAAGACCAGATTAAAGCTTGTAAGCTGACTGAAATTGAGGAGGAATACCTTGGTAAATTAGTTTTGTTTAAAGGTGATCCTTCAAGATTAAATAACTCAATGACTGGCCCGCCACCTGAATCTGAGCTTCGACGTGCTGAACTGGATGCACTTGCCCGGAG ACTTCAAGGGATCacgaaatcaatatcaagataTCCAACTTGTAGGCGTCGATATGACAGTAGTTTGAGAAACATCCTAGAACATCTTGGTAAGAAGAATGGAGTTAGTAGAAAATCAATGTCGAGAACAAAGAGCAAGCTAAGCAAGTTTGTTAGCGGGAACTCTTTCAAAAGCAAGACAAACAACCCCAGTATCGATCAAGAGGCTCAAACAACCTCTGAAAGAGATCTTGAAATCAGATGA